One region of Chloroflexota bacterium genomic DNA includes:
- a CDS encoding GNAT family N-acetyltransferase, producing the protein MSEASARPRARVPRSTGGWTVRETRDREEILAVLNQDRVYAAYAIGDLEPSLFAQCEWALAEHADGTRALALLFKGLEPHTLLLYGDPRGHAVILAGVMRPPKVYAIFTEEQEPALRARYALAEVQRMVRMVWDRTAPLPPPSPLTFRLTGARQAELQSLYRLYAEARFSPYQLMDGIFYGVERDGRLVAVAGTHLVSETYGVAAIGNVFTHPDYRGRGYALACTAAVLRDLAARIPTIVLNVGAENETARRVYTKLGFARYCEFYEAMAYRKRA; encoded by the coding sequence ATGAGCGAGGCCAGCGCACGCCCGCGTGCCAGGGTGCCGCGCAGCACAGGCGGCTGGACGGTTCGCGAGACCCGCGACCGCGAGGAAATCCTGGCCGTCCTGAATCAGGACAGGGTCTATGCCGCCTACGCCATCGGCGACCTGGAGCCGTCGCTGTTCGCGCAGTGCGAGTGGGCGCTGGCCGAACACGCCGATGGAACGCGCGCGCTGGCGCTGTTGTTCAAGGGCCTGGAGCCGCACACGCTGCTCCTCTACGGCGACCCGCGCGGGCATGCGGTGATCCTGGCTGGCGTGATGCGCCCGCCGAAGGTGTACGCCATCTTCACCGAGGAGCAGGAGCCTGCGCTTCGCGCCCGCTACGCGCTGGCCGAAGTTCAGCGCATGGTGCGCATGGTCTGGGACAGGACCGCGCCCCTGCCCCCGCCGAGTCCGCTGACGTTTCGCCTGACGGGCGCGCGCCAGGCCGAGTTGCAAAGCCTGTACCGATTGTACGCCGAGGCGCGCTTCAGCCCGTACCAACTGATGGACGGCATCTTCTACGGCGTGGAGCGGGACGGCCGACTCGTCGCGGTGGCGGGCACGCACCTGGTCTCCGAGACCTACGGCGTGGCCGCCATCGGCAACGTGTTCACCCATCCCGACTATCGCGGGCGCGGGTATGCGCTGGCCTGCACGGCGGCGGTGCTCCGGGATTTGGCCGCCCGCATCCCGACCATCGTGCTCAACGTCGGCGCCGAGAACGAGACCGCCCGGCGCGTGTACACCAAACTGGGCTTTGCCCGATATTGCGAGTTCTACGAGGCCATGGCGTACCGAAAACGGGCGTAG